The following coding sequences are from one Saccharomyces eubayanus strain FM1318 chromosome VII, whole genome shotgun sequence window:
- the HFM1 gene encoding DNA helicase, translating into MAKKPKRVAVRKSSKQCLSTSILPDSFRGVFKFTEFNKMQSEAFPSIYEDSENCVISSPTGSGKTVLFELAILRLIREANSDSNNTKVIYIAPTKSLCYEMYKNWSPSFVNLSVGMLTSDTSFLETEKAKKCNIIITTPEKWDLLTRRWTDYSRLFELVKLVLVDEIHTLKEKRGATLEVILTRMNTMCQNIRFVALSATVPNIEDVALWLKTNNEFPAKILSFDESYRQVQLTKHVYGYSFNCKNDFQKDAIYNSKLIELIEKHADNRPVLIFCPTRASTVSTARFLLQNYVTSRRKNIQGRNSSSSRASDKMLYECMQQGIAFHHAGISLEDRSIVENEFLAGSINVLCSTSTLAVGVNLPAYLVIIKGTKSWNSSEIQEYSDLDVLQMIGRAGRPQFETHGCAVIMTDTKMKQTYENLIHGTEVLESSLHLNLIEHLAAETSLETVHSTETAVNWLRNTFFYVRFRKNPSAYHEVNKYVSFHSVEDSQINQFCQYLLDALVKAEIIELRDRLYSPTAYGNAMTRHYVSFESMKQFISGKKFLSLHEVLNLLSNSEEFSVIRVRHNERRLFKEINLSPLLKYPFLTEKKQSQIIDKISQKVSLLIQYELGGLEFPSYEGASKLHQTLVQDKFLVFRHCFRLLKCMVDTFIEKGDGTSLRSTLLLLRSLNGHCWENTPMVLRQLKTIGLVSVRKLIGHGITNLEDMGKLSDTQIEYYLNLKIGNGIKIKNDVSLLPCLNIRTKLEHSKRENDELLLTFKVEISATFKSSVWHGQHLSLDIETEKSSGELIDFRRLQMNKLQSPRGFKITTNVSSKLEKIEFSIHCQEIAGLGKTIIYSTDHLASQSLTKTSPLKKNLTSLEKCLFHVSSSDEEVDTTPKDYNKVGLEESLSSDDSILDYLEEVKPSKLHKDTAPLHSNAHPLSQVNNGRQVRSNGNYECYHSCKDKTQCRHLCCKEGIPGKYIKEKGTSSTKSASKVDEFRKPLVSKSVNIVPHTEKLHHFTSAQKDSSNRFTQWHEDDFSAASYNQPSLEAQGLSQLSDEKTNEQTLQPVLKDRSEIISVDLMSSDDYSSGTSTDPASDHHGDLDFLGSDIEFA; encoded by the coding sequence ATGGcaaagaaaccaaaaaggGTTGCAGTTAGAAAATCTTCCAAACAATGTTTAAGTACATCCATCTTACCGGACTCATTTCGGGGAGTCTTCAAATTTACCGAGTTCAACAAAATGCAATCGGAAGCATTTCCTAGCATTTATGAAGATAGTGAGAATTGTGTTATATCTTCACCAACAGGATCGGGGAAGACTGTGTTGTTTGAATTGGCCATATTGCGTCTGATTAGAGAAGCGAACAGCGACTCGAACAACACTAAAGTCATATATATCGCCCCTACAAAATCTTTATGCTATGAAATGTATAAAAATTGGAGCCCATCTTTTGTTAACCTTTCTGTGGGTATGCTTACTAGTGACACTTCTTTTTTAGAGACTGAAAAAGCTAAGAAATGTAATATAATCATTACCACGCCAGAAAAGTGGGATTTGTTAACAAGAAGATGGACGGATTATAGCCGGCTGTTTGAGTTGGTTAAGCTCGTCCTAGTTGATGAAATTCACActttaaaggaaaaaagaggtGCAACTTTGGAAGTTATCCTAACAAGGATGAACACAATGTGCCAAAATATTCGATTTGTTGCTTTAAGTGCAACCGTTCCAAATATAGAGGACGTAGCATTATGGctcaaaacaaataacGAGTTTCCTGCAAAAATACTCTCCTTTGACGAATCATACCGACAGGTTCAGTTAACGAAACATGTTTACGGGTATTCCTTCAATTGCAAAAacgattttcaaaaagatgCCATATACAATTCCAAACTTATCGAATTAATTGAAAAGCATGCTGATAATCGTCCAGTACTTATATTCTGTCCGACTAGGGCTTCTACGGTATCCACAGCAAGATTCTTATTGCAAAATTATGTTACAtctagaagaaagaatatccaaggaagaaatagtagtagtagtCGTGCTTCGGACAAAATGTTGTACGAATGCATGCAGCAAGGGATTGCTTTTCATCATGCGGGCATTTCATTAGAGGATCGTAGTATTGTTGAAAACGAATTCCTAGCAGGCTCGATTAATGTACTATGTTCTACTTCGACTTTAGCAGTTGGTGTAAACCTTCCGGCCTATTTGGTTATTATCAAAGGAACAAAAAGTTGGAACTCTTCtgaaattcaagaatattCAGATCTGGACGTATTGCAAATGATTGGGCGAGCTGGAAGGCCCCAGTTTGAAACTCATGGTTGTGCAGTAATTATGACTGACACCAAAATGAAGCAAACATACGAAAATTTAATCCATGGTACTGAAGTATTAGAAAGTTCATTGCATCTGAATCTGATCGAACATTTAGCAGCTGAAACCTCTTTGGAAACGGTTCATTCAACAGAAACCGCAGTGAACTGGTTACGAAATACTTTCTTTTACGTTAGGTTCAGAAAAAACCCGTCTGCTTATCATGAAGTAAATAAATACGTTAGTTTCCATTCAGTTGAAGACTCTCAAATAAATCAATTTTGCCAATACTTGCTTGACGCATTAGTGAAAGCTGAAATAATCGAGTTAAGAGACAGGTTGTACAGCCCGACAGCGTACGGAAATGCAATGACGCGCCATTATGTATCATTCGAGTCCATGAAGCAATTCATtagtggaaaaaaatttctatcGTTACATGAAGTGTTAAATTTATTGTCTAATTCAGAAGAGTTTTCTGTTATACGAGTAAGGCATAATGAGAGAAGATTATTTAAAGAGATTAATTTATCTCCACTCTTGAAATATCCATTTTTGActgagaaaaaacaaagccAAATAATCGATAAAATTAGCCAGAaagtttctcttttgattcaGTATGAGTTGGGCGGATTAGAATTTCCATCATATGAAGGGGCCTCAAAATTACATCAAACTCTTGTCCAAGATAAATTTCTAGTTTTTAGACATTGTTTTAGATTACTAAAATGCATGGTTGATACATTTATCGAAAAGGGTGACGGAACTTCATTGAGAAGTActctgctgctgctgcgaAGCCTAAACGGCCATTGTTGGGAAAATACACCAATGGTTCTCAGACAGTTAAAAACAATTGGGCTAGTTTCGGTACGAAAACTAATAGGACATGGAATTACCAATTTAGAAGATATGGGAAAGCTGTCCGATACACAAATTGAATACTACCTCAACCTGAAGATCGGGAATGGgataaaaattaaaaatgatgtttctttattgcCTTGCTTGAATATAAGAACAAAACTGGAACATTCCAAGAGGGAGAATGATGAACTTTTGTTGACATTCAAAGTGGAGATTAGTGCAACATTCAAGTCTAGTGTGTGGCATGGCCAACATCTATCACTGGATATAGAAACGGAAAAAAGCTCTGGTGAACTAATAGATTTTAGAAGATTGCAGATGAACAAACTTCAATCACCAAGAGGATTCAAAATTACCACCAATGTCTCATCGAAACTTGAGAAAATagaattttcaatacaCTGTCAAGAAATTGCTGGACTAGGCAAAACAATAATCTACTCTACCGACCATCTGGCTTCTCAGTCTTTGACGAAGACGTCAcctttaaagaaaaatcttACCAGTTTAGAGAAATGTCTCTTCCATGTGAGTAGTAGCGACGAGGAAGTTGATACAACACCTAAGGATTATAATAAAGTTGGTTTGGAAGAGTCGTTGTCTTCAGACGATAGCATTTTAGACTATTTGGAGGAGGTAAAACCGTCAAAGCTTCATAAAGATACAGCACCCCTCCATTCAAACGCACACCCTCTTTCACAGGTTAATAATGGCCGACAGGTACGATCCAATGGAAATTATGAGTGTTATCATAGTTGTAAAGACAAGACACAATGCAGACACTTATGCTGTAAGGAAGGTATACCAGGAaagtatataaaagaaaaaggaacatCTTCCACCAAGTCAGCATCAAAAGTTGATGAGTTTCGCAAGCCTCTAGTTTCCAAAAGTGTCAATATAGTTCCCCACACGGAAAAGCTTCACCATTTTACGTCGGCGCAAAAAGACTCAAGCAATAGATTCACACAGTGGCACGAGGATGATTTTTCAGCAGCGTCATACAACCAGCCTTCTTTAGAAGCTCAGGGTTTATCTCAGTTGTCAGATgagaaaacaaatgaaCAAACCTTACAACctgttttgaaagatcGCTCAGAAATAATCTCCGTCGACCTTATGTCTTCGGATGACTATTCTAGCGGTACAAGTACAGATCCAGCAAGTGATCATCATGGTGACTTAGACTTTTTAGGTTCGGATATAGAGTTTGCATGA
- the RMR1 gene encoding Rmr1p — MSDEEAHNRVELDDVGVQLEEYDEEDLLEYDDEEASEEQSPDAEVRNAAETLMKSKLPKVTVMYENATFLLFEMEDENESNHPIICENSALYQRPMGEFMESIRQFMGSRYGRLTFATKELVLQMKSLDLTLFEDNVYNNHISFNDVYTIFKILKERSESDFETDIPTHLVIELTTRPRFVSRYNALVELTESSATLKNIKPFSNDETHPLILDDNDQSVHQNTSEVIVMDIEDDGEEDF, encoded by the coding sequence ATGAGTGACGAAGAAGCGCATAATAGAGTGGAGCTGGACGACGTAGGTGTTCAATTGGAGGAAtatgacgaagaagatctTTTGGAGtatgatgatgaagaagccTCCGAGGAGCAATCCCCTGATGCCGAAGTTCGTAATGCGGCAGAGACATTAATGAAAAGTAAATTGCCGAAGGTCACTGTGATGTATGAAAACGCCACGTTCTTGCTGTTTGAAATGGAGGATGAGAACGAAAGCAACCACCCCATAATATGTGAAAATTCTGCTCTCTATCAACGACCCATGGGGGAATTTATGGAATCAATTCGCCAGTTTATGGGAAGCCGTTATGGTAGGTTAACATTTGCTACAAAAGAGTTGGTTTTGCAAATGAAGAGCCTCGATTTGACactttttgaagataacGTTTACAACAACCATATTTCATTCAACGACGTTTATACTATATTCAAAATCCTAAAGGAAAGATCAGAATCTGATTTTGAAACCGACATACCGACGCATCTGGTTATTGAATTGACTACGAGGCCAAGGTTTGTCTCCCGTTATAACGCTTTAGTAGAGCTTACTGAAAGCTCAGCCACGTTGAAGAACATTAAACCGTTCTCTAACGACGAAACTCATCCATTGATCTTGGATGATAATGACCAATCCGTTCACCAGAATACGTCTGAGGTTATTGTGATGGacattgaagatgacgGAGAGGAAGATTTTTAA
- the ZIP2 gene encoding Zip2p — translation MNIGVWEIKSPPCRHDVGGYSVLLGSLKENIKLERRAQKYLKELTNLQVKPLEIKFSGKTDKIEREKYLLEVIRSTPYRQRTTLIVNNTWNATNLKQNNTEEPLYDLPKEKMKVEKQDMLFFKWVKTLSTELKFPLQQSSSRHSSTHNNTELSWLNIPILRQNKLKKKTSRIDLKQMPSALETQFNKVKEEKLNNCVKFSDTPLSDWEPGIFEQTYDKYFLNSVLIKKHLQRNRKHEFEASTQNWVVTFPECDQEYDILERGYNELFDTQFNKLEFFKIRTKKPERSKPVKKKVQNIWRLDKGDLKVLVWDPLKTFCSYSWHTILENDIINEEGYSIKPIKMRFQKLSSSSLDLIDNQRKQFGTIKLAVGVPNENTTENTSFEESERNDVTVNCTLDLKKDNDLSSSKADINTSLAPQKRSFIDNELISILATKRKFKKHKEHGSSARNISSTSYLMNSGTYANTPMETSITKSVCNDKRELSFDSSLIIHSIFKDDIESKCIAVNTNKMMENHKVIQALCQNSQLDLIDQPYFGECDFIIDHSTCLLKIQINRFLQLKDNGSLYYSKTINDLLTEFHRVIIIVEFPEILQKVDPDLFWKVRFYLLHPRIEAFFIYEDMEVLIDWIKYFITKWALSYDDEEDEKIANDDILLELGFNILLVRKIYRTYSLQEFFMAVIQEQSQAVELLTGSQMSRLRKLLTLEW, via the coding sequence ATGAATATTGGAGTTTGGGAAATCAAATCACCTCCATGTAGGCATGATGTTGGCGGCTATTCTGTCTTATTGGGAAGTCTGAAAGAGAACATAAAATTAGAGAGAAGAGCTCAAAAGTACTTGAAAGAGCTAACAAACCTACAAGTGAAGCCATTAGAAATCAAATTCTCCGGAAAAACTGATAAGATTGAGAGggaaaaatatcttttagAGGTAATCCGCAGCACACCCTACAGACAAAGAACAACTCTAATTGTTAATAATACCTGGAATGCGACAAATctcaaacaaaacaacacGGAGGAACCATTGTATGACTTACCtaaggaaaaaatgaaagttGAGAAACAAGATATGCTATTCTTTAAATGGGTGAAAACCCTTTCAACCGAGTTAAAGTTTCCACTTCAACAATCATCTTCGAGACACAGTTCGACACATAATAATACGGAATTGAGCTGGCTTAACATCCCTATTCTCCGACAGAATAagttaaagaagaagacatcgCGTATTGACCTAAAGCAAATGCCGTCTGCTTTAGAAACCCAATTCAATAaagtgaaagaagaaaagttgaaCAACTGCGTCAAATTTTCAGATACACCTTTATCAGATTGGGAACCTGGTATTTTTGAGCAAACATATGAcaagtattttttaaattcagtgctaataaaaaaacacttACAAAGAAACCGCAAACATGAATTTGAAGCTAGTACGCAAAATTGGGTAGTTACATTTCCAGAGTGCGATCAAGAGTACGATATTCTTGAAAGGGGTTACAATGAACTGTTTGATACACAATTTAATAAGctagaatttttcaaaataagAACTAAAAAACCTGAAAGGAGCAAGCCGGTTAAGAAGAAGGTCCAGAACATATGGCGTTTAGACAAAGGTGATTTGAAGGTCCTGGTTTGGGATCCTTTAAAGACATTCTGCAGTTACTCTTGGCATACAATATTGGAAAACGACATCATAAATGAAGAAGGATACTCGATCAAACCAATAAAAATGAGATTTCAGAAGTTAAGTTCCAGTTCCCTCGACCTCATTGATAATCAAAGGAAACAATTTGGCACTATAAAGCTTGCAGTGGGTGtaccaaatgaaaacaCCACTGAAAATActtcatttgaagaaagtgaaAGAAATGATGTAACAGTAAACTGCACTTTGGacttaaaaaaagacaatgaCCTCTCATCTTCCAAAGCCGATATCAACACTTCGTTGGCCCCTCAAAAGCGATCTTTTATCGATAATGAACTGATATCCATACTTGCCACGaagagaaaattcaaaaagcaCAAAGAACATGGCAGTAGTGCTAGAAATATATCGTCTACTTCGTATTTAATGAATTCTGGAACATACGCAAACACTCCAATGGAAACTTCAATCACTAAATCTGTCTGCAACGACAAGAGAGAATTGTCATTCGATAGTTCATTGATAATCCATTCGATATTCAAAGATGATATCGAAAGTAAATGCATCGCTGTAAACACAAATAAGATGATGGAAAACCACAAAGTGATCCAGGCATTATGTCAAAATTCTCAGTTAGATCTCATCGATCAGCCTTACTTCGGCGAGTGCGACTTCATTATAGACCATTCAACATGCTTACttaaaattcaaataaacCGATTTTTGCAGCTTAAGGACAATGGATCGCTATATTACAGTAAGACAATAAATGACCTGTTAACCGAATTCCACAGAGTTATAATAATTGTGGAATTTCCTGAAATATTGCAAAAAGTAGACCCGGATCTCTTTTGGAAAGTTAGGTTCTATCTATTGCATCCACGAATTGAAgcctttttcatttatgAAGATATGGAAGTGTTAATTGACTGGATAAAATACTTCATTACAAAGTGGGCACTTTCTTATGACgatgaggaagatgaaaagattgCAAATGATGATATTCTTCTAGAGTTGGGGTTCAACATTCTTTTAGTACGAAAAATCTATCGAACGTACAGTCTGCAGGAATTTTTCATGGCTGTAATACAAGAACAAAGTCAAGCTGTTGAGTTGTTAACGGGTTCACAAATGTCACGTCTGAGAAAGTTGCTAACCTTAGAATGGTAG
- the PDE1 gene encoding 3',5'-cyclic-nucleotide phosphodiesterase PDE1 gives MVVFEIIVLGANGGPSEYGTQSFILRPVRAESPALIAVDGGAGMHQLREMLAQKWNDNEDYDELVPSFYEHDREPIEFFVNSKLSIQRGLSRSLLQSLKRHEEHFEDSNTTNKAYKLFQGITDYYITHPHFDHISGMVINSPSIYEQENTKKKTIWGLPHTVDALQRHVFNDLMWPDLTAERSEKLKLSYLNSKEVHKCTIFPWDVVPFKVHHGIGVKTGAPVYSTFYIFRDRETKDCLVVCGDVEQDHAGLEESLLEDFWSYVAENIPLLHLKGILVECSCPLSFKPEQLYGHLSPTCLINELSNLNTLYNSSKGLSGLNVIVTHVKTTPAKRDPRLTILEELRFLAQERNLGDLRISIALEGHTLFL, from the coding sequence ATGGTCGTATTTGAAATAATCGTACTTGGAGCCAATGGAGGACCTTCTGAATATGGCACGCAAAGCTTTATTCTCAGACCTGTGAGGGCAGAAAGTCCAGCGTTAATAGCTGTCGATGGTGGCGCCGGGATGCATCAATTAAGAGAGATGTTGGCCCAAAAGTGGAATGACAATGAAGATTATGACGAGCTTGTTCCAAGTTTCTATGAACATGACCGAGAACCAATAGaattttttgttaattCTAAACTAAGCATACAGAGGGGCTTATCTAGATCTTTGCTACAATCATTAAAGAGGCATGAGGAACATTTTGAGGATTCAAATACGACAAATAAAGCTTACAAGTTGTTCCAAGGGATTACCGACTACTATATCACGCACCCACATTTTGACCATATTAGCGGAATGGTAATAAATTCTCCTTCAATATATGAGCAAGAGAACactaaaaagaaaactataTGGGGTTTACCACACACAGTTGACGCCTTGCAAAGACATGTGTTCAACGATTTAATGTGGCCGGATTTAACTGCAGAACGTTCGGAAAAGTTGAAGTTAAGCTATTTGAACTCCAAGGAAGTTCATAAGTGTACTATCTTCCCTTGGGACGTAGTACCGTTCAAGGTTCATCACGGGATAGGCGTCAAAACCGGCGCACCAGTATACAGCACTTTTTATATCTTTAGAGACAGGGAAACTAAAGACTGCCTAGTTGTTTGTGGAGATGTTGAACAGGACCACGCAGGCCTAGAAGAATCTTTGCTAGAGGACTTTTGGTCTTACGTCGCCGAGAATATACCACTTTTGCATCTCAAGGGCATATTAGTGGAATGCTCTTGTCCTTTGTCTTTCAAACCAGAACAGCTGTATGGGCATCTGTCTCCGACATGTTTGATCAATGAACTATCTAATTTGAACACTCTATACAACAGTAGCAAAGGACTAAGTGGGCTGAATGTCATCGTCACTCATGTCAAGACAACCCCGGCCAAAAGAGACCCAAGACTGACCATACTCGAGGAATTACGATTTTTAGCTCAGGAAAGAAACTTGGGAGACCTAAGGATATCGATTGCGCTAGAAGGCCACACCTTGTTTCTATAG
- the BRR6 gene encoding Brr6p yields MLTMELRGTSREPSHAIANRRPENGVMKGEIRPQQDITSLRQSIWLNPSLIADYIQILFNFIIGLIILTLVIKFILMVRNDVNLKLEHDVREALDKIATCKSNYIRNQCDPPMRVPALEVRCNEWAECMNHEVVPGSDHQWAKAWAHTLAGVINAFFEAFSLRSFLFILISIIGIIFVANTSFGSYRVYFNHKDTKPVHIA; encoded by the coding sequence ATGCTCACGATGGAACTTAGAGGTACTTCAAGAGAACCGAGTCATGCCATTGCCAATCGAAGACCAGAAAATGGCGTGATGAAAGGTGAAATACGGCCTCAACAGGATATTACATCACTTAGACAAAGCATCTGGCTGAACCCAAGTTTAATCGCGGATTACATACAGatacttttcaatttcattatAGGACTAATAATATTGACCCTTGTTATTAAGTTTATATTAATGGTTAGAAACGATGTTAATTTGAAACTGGAACACGATGTTAGAGAAGCGTTGGACAAGATTGCTACTTGTAAATCCAACTATATTAGAAACCAGTGCGACCCGCCTATGAGGGTCCCCGCATTAGAGGTACGTTGCAATGAGTGGGCCGAATGCATGAACCATGAAGTAGTACCTGGTTCCGACCATCAGTGGGCCAAAGCATGGGCTCATACGTTGGCTGGAGTGATAAATGCATTCTTTGAGGCCTTCAGTTTGCgatctttccttttcattttaaTCAGCATCATAGGTATAATATTTGTGGCCAATACAAGTTTTGGGTCGTACAGAGTCTATTTCAATCATAAAGATACAAAACCTGTTCACATTGCATAG
- the RAI1 gene encoding decapping nuclease yields MGVSANLFVKQRGSTTALKQPKEIGFYSRTKDEEYLVSDDTNLNYYYLPDAELDRKLDLSAGFQKFKDYYRDFEDRCSLRGLLETIESTERHKGKKLNVDIITFRGIARKLISSAFDSPAFNAVNLRIVSFNGQLFIKEVPEAVDVAKPAPAAGAVPNNNQELSGFTGYKFETLATLSNPLQYTPREVIEKRTKRIVSHGDEYISVVRTGVGKCKLILGAEVDCVFDFKENGKDNLKHYAELKCTQQVMNVSDTHKFERKLFRTWLQCFLVGIPRIIYGFKDDHYVLKTVEEFSTEEVPVLLKNNNPQVGSSCLEAIKWYGLLTEWLLKMIPREEDPHARIRAFKLVFENNHLKLSEIEENDDEYLGLVDGESILTNGFKEWRKSLKEQ; encoded by the coding sequence ATGGGTGTAAGCGCGAATTTGTTTGTAAAACAAAGAGGATCGACAACTGCTTTGAAGCAGCCAAAGGAAATAGGATTCTATTCAAGGACtaaagatgaagaatatttaGTGAGTGATGATACAAACTTAAATTACTACTACCTACCGGATGCTGAACTGGACAGAAAGCTGGATCTTTCAGCTGGATTTCAGAAATTTAAGGACTACTACAGAGATTTCGAAGACAGATGTTCCCTACGTGGGCTATTAGAGACTATAGAAAGTACTGAAAGGCATAAGGGAAAAAAACTCAATGTTGATATCATCACCTTTAGGGGAATTGCGAGAAAACTAATATCTTCTGCGTTTGATTCTCCAGCTTTCAACGCAGTGAATCTCCGTATAGTTTCATTCAATGGTCAACTTTTTATCAAGGAGGTGCCTGAGGCTGTCGATGTAGCCAAACCAGCTCCTGCAGCTGGGGCGGTACCTAACAATAATCAAGAATTAAGTGGATTTACCGGATACAAATTTGAGACGCTGGCTACACTTTCCAATCCCTTGCAGTATACACCTCGTGAAGTCATAGAAAAAAGGACTAAACGGATTGTGTCACATGGGGATGAATACATTAGTGTTGTGAGAACCGGTGTAGGTAAGTGCAAACTGATTCTTGGTGCAGAGGTAGACTGTGTGTTCGACTTCAAGGAAAACGGTAAGGATAATTTAAAACATTATGCTGAACTGAAGTGTACACAGCAAGTTATGAACGTGTCAGACACCCATAAGTTTGAGCGGAAACTGTTTCGAACTTGGCTACAGTGCTTTTTGGTCGGTATTCCGAGGATTATATACGGATTCAAAGATGACCATTATGTATTAAAGACTGTGGAAGAGTTCTCAACAGAGGAAGTACCtgttttgttgaagaacaacaacCCGCAAGTAGGGAGCTCGTGTTTAGAAGCTATCAAGTGGTATGGACTCCTTACTGAATGGCTTCTGAAAATGATTCCAAGAGAAGAGGATCCGCATGCTCGGATAAGAGCATTCAAGTTGGTTTTCGAAAATAATCACTTGAAATTATCTGAAATCGAAGAAAACGATGACGAGTATTTAGGTTTGGTTGATGGTGAAAGTATATTAACTAATGGGTTCAAGGAATGGAGAAAATCGTTAAAGGAACAGTGA